In a genomic window of Tachysurus vachellii isolate PV-2020 chromosome 13, HZAU_Pvac_v1, whole genome shotgun sequence:
- the znf711 gene encoding zinc finger protein 711 isoform X3: MDQGGGVLELHSQDLKMPHTMIMQDFGMGGIAHIDGEHIVVSVPEAVLISDVNTDEGILLEHGLEAEVVEGPGIGQDVIMSESILGAEVAIEESLDNDHHVLAAELIEETVPEQVFVTDLMSTHEENPLDTDLVSEEVMVADTEAIVQAHDSTPPCVTLKTDDDEDGKSTSEDYLMISLDDVGEKLDIVDTPIKISTEMGQDDESKEDEFGSEVIKVYIFKAEGDEDVEIGGTEVVAESDFPNGHAVLEPATASTGRLPREKMVYMAVKDTSQGQEDMNVSEMTDQVYMEVIVGEDEAPAIQEARLEESPSNKTFVPVAWAAAYGNNLESHLESKHGATTPYLQISDSISTSRALKQKIKKRKKGETRQCQTAVIIGPDGLPLTVYPCHICGKKFKSRGFLKRHMKNHPDHMFKKKYQCTDCDFTTNKKVSFHNHLESHKLIVKNEKVPEYTEYTRHYREASPLSPNKLILRDKEPKLHKCKYCEYETAEQGLLNRHLLAVHSKNFAHVCAECAKGFRHPSELKKHMRTHTGEKPYGCQRCDFRCADPSNLKTHVKSKHGAELPFKCAHCPQAFADDKDLQRHMEVFQGHKTHQCPHCEHKSTNSSDLKRHIISVHTKDFPHKCDVCEKGFHRPSELKKHAETHRGNKVHQCRHCDFKISDPFTLSRHILSVHTKELPFKCKRCKRGFRQQNELKKHVKTHSGRKVYQCQYCGGC, translated from the exons GCATGGGGGGCATTGCCCACATAGACGGTGAACACATTGTGGTATCGGTACCCGAAGCTGTGCTGATATCAGATGTGAATACCGATGAGGGCATCCTGCTGGAGCATGGCCTGGAGGCTGAAGTGGTGGAAGGCCCTGGTATTGGGCAAGATGTTATCATGTCTGAATCCATTCTGGGAGCAGAGGTGGCCATCGAGGAGTCTCTGGATAATGACCATCATGTCCTGGCTGCTGAACTTATCGAAGAAACAGTGCCTGAACAGGTGTTTGTGACTGATCTAATGTCTACGCATGAGGAGAATCCACTGGACACTGATCTGGTGTCTGAGGAGGTGATGGTCGCGGACACAGAGGCCATAGTTCAGGCACATGATTCCACACCACCCTGTGTGACCCTTAAGACTGATGACGACGAAGATGGCAAGAGCACCTCGGAAGACTACCTCATGATCTCAT TGGATGATGTGGGGGAGAAGTTGGATATCGTTGACACTCCAATAAAAATCAGCACGGAAATGGGCCAGGATGATGAATCTAAGGAGGATGAGTTTGGCTCTGAGGTTATCAAAGTGTACATTTTTAAGGCCGAAGGGGATGAAGATGTTGAAATAG GTGGAACGGAGGTTGTTGCAGAGAGCGATTTCCCCAACGGGCATGCGGTGTTAGAGCCGGCAACAGCAAGCACAGGAAGGCTGCCCAGGGAGAAAATGGTTTATATGGCAGTGAAGGATACCAGCCAAGGACAGGAAGATATGA ATGTTTCTGAGATGACTGACCAAGTATACATGGAGGTGATTGTTGGGGAAGATGAGGCTCCTGCCATACAAGAAGCTCGATTGGAAGAGTCACCTTCTAATAAGACATTTGTTCCTGTTGCATGGGCTGCTGCCTATG GTAACAATCTGGAATCTCATTTAGAGAGTAAGCATGGTGCAACCACTCCGTACCTGCAAATCAGTGACAGCATCAGTACAAGCCGCGCTCTCAAACAGAAGatcaagaagaggaagaagggaGAGACACGGCAGTGCCAGACTG CTGTAATAATTGGCCCTGACGGCCTGCCACTGACGGTCTATCCTTGCCACATCTGCGGCAAAAAGTTCAAGTCACGTGGGTTCCTGAAGCGGCACATGAAGAACCACCCAGACCACATGTTTAAGAAGAAGTACCAGTGTACAGACTGTGATTTCACTACTAATAAGAAGGTCAGCTTTCACAACCACCTAGAGAGCCATAAGCTCATTGTCAAGAACGAGAAAGTCCCAGAGTACACAGAGTACACACGGCACTACAGGGAGGCGAGCCCACTCAGCCCCAACAAGCTGATCTTACGTGACAAGGAACCCAAGCTGCACAAGTGCAAATACTGCGAATATGAGACAGCTGAGCAAGGCCTGCTCAATCGGCACTTGTTGGCTGTGCACAGCAAAAACTTTGCACATGTTTGCGCAGAGTGTGCTAAGGGCTTTCGCCACCCGTCTGAGCTCAAGAAGCACATGCGGACACACACGGGTGAGAAGCCCTACGGCTGCCAGCGCTGCGACTTCCGTTGTGCTGACCCATCCAACTTAAAGACTCATGTAAAGAGCAAGCATGGTGCTGAGCTGCCATTCAAGTGTGCTCACTGCCCACAAGCATTTGCCGATGACAAGGACCTGCAGAGGCACATGGAGGTCTTCCAGGGCCATAAGACTCACCAGTGCCCACACTGTGAGCACAAGAGCACCAATTCGAGTGACCTGAAGCGCCACATCATCTCTGTGCATACCAAGGACTTTCCACACAAGTGTGACGTGTGTGAAAAAGGCTTCCATCGGCCATCAGAGCTCAAAAAGCATGCAGAAACGCACAGGGGGAACAAGGTGCATCAGTGCCGGCACTGTGACTTTAAAATCTCAGACCCTTTCACTCTGAGTCGACATATTCTGTCCGTGCACACAAAAGAGCTGCCTTTTAAGTGCAAACGCTGCAAGCGTGGCTTCAGGCAGCAGAACGAACTCAAGAAACATGTGAAGACTCACAGTGGCCGCAAAGTCTACCAGTGCCAGTACT
- the znf711 gene encoding zinc finger protein 711 isoform X1, with protein MDQGGGVLELHSQDLKMPHTMIMQDFGMGGIAHIDGEHIVVSVPEAVLISDVNTDEGILLEHGLEAEVVEGPGIGQDVIMSESILGAEVAIEESLDNDHHVLAAELIEETVPEQVFVTDLMSTHEENPLDTDLVSEEVMVADTEAIVQAHDSTPPCVTLKTDDDEDGKSTSEDYLMISLDDVGEKLDIVDTPIKISTEMGQDDESKEDEFGSEVIKVYIFKAEGDEDVEIGGTEVVAESDFPNGHAVLEPATASTGRLPREKMVYMAVKDTSQGQEDMNVSEMTDQVYMEVIVGEDEAPAIQEARLEESPSNKTFVPVAWAAAYGNNLESHLESKHGATTPYLQISDSISTSRALKQKIKKRKKGETRQCQTAVIIGPDGLPLTVYPCHICGKKFKSRGFLKRHMKNHPDHMFKKKYQCTDCDFTTNKKVSFHNHLESHKLIVKNEKVPEYTEYTRHYREASPLSPNKLILRDKEPKLHKCKYCEYETAEQGLLNRHLLAVHSKNFAHVCAECAKGFRHPSELKKHMRTHTGEKPYGCQRCDFRCADPSNLKTHVKSKHGAELPFKCAHCPQAFADDKDLQRHMEVFQGHKTHQCPHCEHKSTNSSDLKRHIISVHTKDFPHKCDVCEKGFHRPSELKKHAETHRGNKVHQCRHCDFKISDPFTLSRHILSVHTKELPFKCKRCKRGFRQQNELKKHVKTHSGRKVYQCQYCEYNTADASGFKRHVISIHTKDYPHRCDYCKKGFRRPSEKNQHIMRHHKDTLI; from the exons GCATGGGGGGCATTGCCCACATAGACGGTGAACACATTGTGGTATCGGTACCCGAAGCTGTGCTGATATCAGATGTGAATACCGATGAGGGCATCCTGCTGGAGCATGGCCTGGAGGCTGAAGTGGTGGAAGGCCCTGGTATTGGGCAAGATGTTATCATGTCTGAATCCATTCTGGGAGCAGAGGTGGCCATCGAGGAGTCTCTGGATAATGACCATCATGTCCTGGCTGCTGAACTTATCGAAGAAACAGTGCCTGAACAGGTGTTTGTGACTGATCTAATGTCTACGCATGAGGAGAATCCACTGGACACTGATCTGGTGTCTGAGGAGGTGATGGTCGCGGACACAGAGGCCATAGTTCAGGCACATGATTCCACACCACCCTGTGTGACCCTTAAGACTGATGACGACGAAGATGGCAAGAGCACCTCGGAAGACTACCTCATGATCTCAT TGGATGATGTGGGGGAGAAGTTGGATATCGTTGACACTCCAATAAAAATCAGCACGGAAATGGGCCAGGATGATGAATCTAAGGAGGATGAGTTTGGCTCTGAGGTTATCAAAGTGTACATTTTTAAGGCCGAAGGGGATGAAGATGTTGAAATAG GTGGAACGGAGGTTGTTGCAGAGAGCGATTTCCCCAACGGGCATGCGGTGTTAGAGCCGGCAACAGCAAGCACAGGAAGGCTGCCCAGGGAGAAAATGGTTTATATGGCAGTGAAGGATACCAGCCAAGGACAGGAAGATATGA ATGTTTCTGAGATGACTGACCAAGTATACATGGAGGTGATTGTTGGGGAAGATGAGGCTCCTGCCATACAAGAAGCTCGATTGGAAGAGTCACCTTCTAATAAGACATTTGTTCCTGTTGCATGGGCTGCTGCCTATG GTAACAATCTGGAATCTCATTTAGAGAGTAAGCATGGTGCAACCACTCCGTACCTGCAAATCAGTGACAGCATCAGTACAAGCCGCGCTCTCAAACAGAAGatcaagaagaggaagaagggaGAGACACGGCAGTGCCAGACTG CTGTAATAATTGGCCCTGACGGCCTGCCACTGACGGTCTATCCTTGCCACATCTGCGGCAAAAAGTTCAAGTCACGTGGGTTCCTGAAGCGGCACATGAAGAACCACCCAGACCACATGTTTAAGAAGAAGTACCAGTGTACAGACTGTGATTTCACTACTAATAAGAAGGTCAGCTTTCACAACCACCTAGAGAGCCATAAGCTCATTGTCAAGAACGAGAAAGTCCCAGAGTACACAGAGTACACACGGCACTACAGGGAGGCGAGCCCACTCAGCCCCAACAAGCTGATCTTACGTGACAAGGAACCCAAGCTGCACAAGTGCAAATACTGCGAATATGAGACAGCTGAGCAAGGCCTGCTCAATCGGCACTTGTTGGCTGTGCACAGCAAAAACTTTGCACATGTTTGCGCAGAGTGTGCTAAGGGCTTTCGCCACCCGTCTGAGCTCAAGAAGCACATGCGGACACACACGGGTGAGAAGCCCTACGGCTGCCAGCGCTGCGACTTCCGTTGTGCTGACCCATCCAACTTAAAGACTCATGTAAAGAGCAAGCATGGTGCTGAGCTGCCATTCAAGTGTGCTCACTGCCCACAAGCATTTGCCGATGACAAGGACCTGCAGAGGCACATGGAGGTCTTCCAGGGCCATAAGACTCACCAGTGCCCACACTGTGAGCACAAGAGCACCAATTCGAGTGACCTGAAGCGCCACATCATCTCTGTGCATACCAAGGACTTTCCACACAAGTGTGACGTGTGTGAAAAAGGCTTCCATCGGCCATCAGAGCTCAAAAAGCATGCAGAAACGCACAGGGGGAACAAGGTGCATCAGTGCCGGCACTGTGACTTTAAAATCTCAGACCCTTTCACTCTGAGTCGACATATTCTGTCCGTGCACACAAAAGAGCTGCCTTTTAAGTGCAAACGCTGCAAGCGTGGCTTCAGGCAGCAGAACGAACTCAAGAAACATGTGAAGACTCACAGTGGCCGCAAAGTCTACCAGTGCCAGTACTGTGAGTATAATACGGCGGACGCCTCGGGTTTCAAACGCCACGTAATCTCCATTCACACTAAAGACTACCCACATAGGTGTGACTACTGCAAGAAGGGTTTTAGACGCCCCTCTGAAAAGAATCAGCACATAATGCGCcatcacaaagacacactgatCTAA
- the znf711 gene encoding zinc finger protein 711 isoform X2 gives MDQGGGVLELHSQDLKMPHTMIMQDFGMGGIAHIDGEHIVVSVPEAVLISDVNTDEGILLEHGLEAEVVEGPGIGQDVIMSESILGAEVAIEESLDNDHHVLAAELIEETVPEQVFVTDLMSTHEENPLDTDLVSEEVMVADTEAIVQAHDSTPPCVTLKTDDDEDGKSTSEDYLMISLDDVGEKLDIVDTPIKISTEMGQDDESKEDEFGSEVIKVYIFKAEGDEDVEIGGTEVVAESDFPNGHAVLEPATASTGRLPREKMVYMAVKDTSQGQEDMNVSEMTDQVYMEVIVGEDEAPAIQEARLEESPSNKTFVPVAWAAAYGNNLESHLESKHGATTPYLQISDSISTSRALKQKIKKRKKGETRQCQTAVIIGPDGLPLTVYPCHICGKKFKSRGFLKRHMKNHPDHMFKKKYQCTDCDFTTNKKVSFHNHLESHKLIVKNEKVPEYTEYTRHYREASPLSPNKLILRDKEPKLHKCKYCEYETAEQGLLNRHLLAVHSKNFAHVCAECAKGFRHPSELKKHMRTHTGEKPYGCQRCDFRCADPSNLKTHVKSKHGAELPFKCAHCPQAFADDKDLQRHMEVFQGHKTHQCPHCEHKSTNSSDLKRHIISVHTKDFPHKCDVCEKGFHRPSELKKHAETHRGNKVHQCRHCDFKISDPFTLSRHILSVHTKELPFKCKRCKRGFRQQNELKKHVKTHSGRKVYQCQYSGGGC, from the exons GCATGGGGGGCATTGCCCACATAGACGGTGAACACATTGTGGTATCGGTACCCGAAGCTGTGCTGATATCAGATGTGAATACCGATGAGGGCATCCTGCTGGAGCATGGCCTGGAGGCTGAAGTGGTGGAAGGCCCTGGTATTGGGCAAGATGTTATCATGTCTGAATCCATTCTGGGAGCAGAGGTGGCCATCGAGGAGTCTCTGGATAATGACCATCATGTCCTGGCTGCTGAACTTATCGAAGAAACAGTGCCTGAACAGGTGTTTGTGACTGATCTAATGTCTACGCATGAGGAGAATCCACTGGACACTGATCTGGTGTCTGAGGAGGTGATGGTCGCGGACACAGAGGCCATAGTTCAGGCACATGATTCCACACCACCCTGTGTGACCCTTAAGACTGATGACGACGAAGATGGCAAGAGCACCTCGGAAGACTACCTCATGATCTCAT TGGATGATGTGGGGGAGAAGTTGGATATCGTTGACACTCCAATAAAAATCAGCACGGAAATGGGCCAGGATGATGAATCTAAGGAGGATGAGTTTGGCTCTGAGGTTATCAAAGTGTACATTTTTAAGGCCGAAGGGGATGAAGATGTTGAAATAG GTGGAACGGAGGTTGTTGCAGAGAGCGATTTCCCCAACGGGCATGCGGTGTTAGAGCCGGCAACAGCAAGCACAGGAAGGCTGCCCAGGGAGAAAATGGTTTATATGGCAGTGAAGGATACCAGCCAAGGACAGGAAGATATGA ATGTTTCTGAGATGACTGACCAAGTATACATGGAGGTGATTGTTGGGGAAGATGAGGCTCCTGCCATACAAGAAGCTCGATTGGAAGAGTCACCTTCTAATAAGACATTTGTTCCTGTTGCATGGGCTGCTGCCTATG GTAACAATCTGGAATCTCATTTAGAGAGTAAGCATGGTGCAACCACTCCGTACCTGCAAATCAGTGACAGCATCAGTACAAGCCGCGCTCTCAAACAGAAGatcaagaagaggaagaagggaGAGACACGGCAGTGCCAGACTG CTGTAATAATTGGCCCTGACGGCCTGCCACTGACGGTCTATCCTTGCCACATCTGCGGCAAAAAGTTCAAGTCACGTGGGTTCCTGAAGCGGCACATGAAGAACCACCCAGACCACATGTTTAAGAAGAAGTACCAGTGTACAGACTGTGATTTCACTACTAATAAGAAGGTCAGCTTTCACAACCACCTAGAGAGCCATAAGCTCATTGTCAAGAACGAGAAAGTCCCAGAGTACACAGAGTACACACGGCACTACAGGGAGGCGAGCCCACTCAGCCCCAACAAGCTGATCTTACGTGACAAGGAACCCAAGCTGCACAAGTGCAAATACTGCGAATATGAGACAGCTGAGCAAGGCCTGCTCAATCGGCACTTGTTGGCTGTGCACAGCAAAAACTTTGCACATGTTTGCGCAGAGTGTGCTAAGGGCTTTCGCCACCCGTCTGAGCTCAAGAAGCACATGCGGACACACACGGGTGAGAAGCCCTACGGCTGCCAGCGCTGCGACTTCCGTTGTGCTGACCCATCCAACTTAAAGACTCATGTAAAGAGCAAGCATGGTGCTGAGCTGCCATTCAAGTGTGCTCACTGCCCACAAGCATTTGCCGATGACAAGGACCTGCAGAGGCACATGGAGGTCTTCCAGGGCCATAAGACTCACCAGTGCCCACACTGTGAGCACAAGAGCACCAATTCGAGTGACCTGAAGCGCCACATCATCTCTGTGCATACCAAGGACTTTCCACACAAGTGTGACGTGTGTGAAAAAGGCTTCCATCGGCCATCAGAGCTCAAAAAGCATGCAGAAACGCACAGGGGGAACAAGGTGCATCAGTGCCGGCACTGTGACTTTAAAATCTCAGACCCTTTCACTCTGAGTCGACATATTCTGTCCGTGCACACAAAAGAGCTGCCTTTTAAGTGCAAACGCTGCAAGCGTGGCTTCAGGCAGCAGAACGAACTCAAGAAACATGTGAAGACTCACAGTGGCCGCAAAGTCTACCAGTGCCAGTACT